CGGCGGACATTGGATCCTGGCGAGTCGGTGAAGGGTGAATGGATCAGCCGGGGATGCGAAGGCGCATTCCGGCACGGATGACGTCGCGCGAGCGCGAGAGAGCATTGGCCCGCCGGAGCGCCAGCACCGACACCCGGTACCGCCGGGCGATGCCGGTCAGCGTCTCGCCCCGGCGTACCCGGTGGATGCCGCGACCGCCACGGCGGTGCGCGTGGGAGGAGCCGATGGTGCCGGTGGCCTGCATCGCCAGGCGGGACGGAACGGCCACCGCCGGAATGACCAGCCGTGTGCCCTTCGCCGCCCAGGCCGAACGCACCCCTGGATTGGCCAACCGGATCTCGCTCGCCGGGAGGTGATAGCGCGCCGCGACCGAGGTGAGCCGCTCGCGGCGCCGAGGGGCGTAGGAGAGGAAGTGCACCCGGGCCCTGGCCGGGAGCGCGGCGTACTTGGCCGCGACCGTCGGGCCGGTGCCGGGAGGAAGCCGGATGACCATGCTGGAATGCGGCGGAGTCGCGAGCCGGAGATACTGGGGGTTGAGCTGATGGATCTCCGTAACACTGGTTCCGGCCAGCCGGGCCACCACGTCGAGTCCGGTCGCCTCGGTGACCATCAGCGAGTCGTAGGCGAACGGAGCGTCAGACACCGGCGTCAGCCCGTAGCGCGCGGGCTCTTTCGCGATCAAAGCGGCCGCGATCAGCTTGGGCACGTAGTCCTGGGTCTCGGCGGCGAGGAGATCGTTGGACGCGAGCCGGAAGAAGGCGGCATCGCTGGTGACCAGGTTGACGTCCGCGGCCACCTCCAACTCCTCGGCGGTGGAGTCGGCCTCCGCCAGGGTGCTGTCGTCCTCCTCGGCCAGGGTGTCGGGGTCGGCCGCGGTGCTGTCGGCATCGGTGGTGTCGGATTCCGCGCTGTCCGCCTCAGGCGTGTCCGCCACGGCGGGAGCGTCCCACTCCAGCTTTCCGAGACTGCGGGAGACCTTGCCAGCGCCGGCATTGTAGGCCGCCGCGGCGAGATAGAGTGAGCCGAACCGCTGGCGCAGATCGCTCAGATGACGAGCGGCGGCGTCGGTGGCCTTCACCGGATCGCGCCGCTCGTCCACCCAGGAGTCCACCCGGAGGCCGTAGCCGCGGCCAGTTCCCCGCATGAACTGCCACATGCCCACGGCGTAGGACCGGCTCACCGCCTCGCTGGAGTAGCCGCTCTCGATCAGGGCCAGGTAGCCAAGGTCGCCGGGAAGCCCGGCGGCCTCGAATCGCTGGCGGATCATCGGCTCGAAGCGGGCGCCGCGGGCAAGGAAGACCTGCATCCGAGACCGGGCGGGGGCCTGGAAGTAGCCGAGGTAGAACTGCACCCGCGGGTGGCTGGCGAAGGTCTTGACGTCGATGTCCCAGCGGACGCGCTGGGCGTCGAAGGCGGGGACGACGGCGGGATCCGGTGCGGTCACGGCCAGATCGTTCAGCACCACTGCGTCCGCGGCGGCCTCACCGGACACGGCCGAGAGATCGACCACAGGCACCAGTGAGTCCTGCACCGCCGCGGCAACCGGCTCCGCGCTCGGTGCGGGCGGAATGCCGGCCGCACAGGCCGTAGCGCCGAGAAGGGCGGTGCAGAGGAATAGCGATCGCTTCATGTCGACTGGCGGAGAAGGGGGCTGGCGATGGCGCCCGGAATCGAGGGTCGAAAGAGCACAAAACGGGCCGCCGGACGAACAAACCCAACCCATTGCAGCTCAGTGAGTTGCGGCAGCAAAACGGGACGATGCGTGAAGTGGCACCGGCAAACTTCGGCGCCGTCTGCAAAACGCGCTATTTTGCGGCCCGATGACTCTCCCTCTCGCGCGCCACGATCCCTACGCCTCGCTCCGCATTCCCAACTTCCGCTGGTTCATCGTCAGCCTGCTCACGATGAACGTGGCGACCCAGCTCCAAGCCGTCGTGGTTGCCTGGCAGATCTACGCGCTCACGCACGACCCGCTCTCGCTCGGCCTGATCGGTCTCGCGGAGGCGATCCCGTTCATCGGTTTCGCCCTGCCGGCCGGTCATGTGGCGGATCGGTCCCGCCGACTGGCCATCGCCCGGATGGCGCTGGTAGCGCTGCTGGTCTGCTCGGTCTCGCTGCTCACCTTCACCATCCGGCGGGGGCTAATCCATGAGGGCCAGGTGTGGCCGATCTACCTGGTGATCTTCCTGAGCGGCATCGCCCGCAGCTTCCTCCAGCCCGCGCGCACCGCCCTGAGCGCTGAGGTGGTGCCCCGGCCGCTCTACCCCAACGCCGTGACCTGGCGCAGCTCCACCTGGCAGCTCGCCGCCGTGCTGGGTCCGGCGCTCGGCGGCCTGATCTATGGCTTCGGGACGGCCACGGCGGCGTATGCGGTGGACGTCGGACTGATGCTGGTCGCTCTGGTATCGATCACCCGGATCGATCACGTCCGCAAGGTCCCGCCTCCCTCAGAGGATTCGGTGCTGCAGAGCCTGGCTGGCGGAGTGCGCTTCGTCCGGCGGCAGCCGGTGGTGCTCGCGGCGCTCGCGCTGGATCTGTTCTCGGTGCTCTTCGGCGGAGCCACAGCGCTGCTCCCGGTCTTCGCCGATCAGATCCTCCATGTGGGTCCAAAAGGCCTCGGCGTGCTGCGGGCGGCGCCGGCAGCCGGCGCGGTGCTGATGTCGCTCGTGATGGCTCACCGGCCGCCGCTCATGCGGGCGGGACGGACTCTGCTGGTGAGCGTCGCCTGCTTCGGGCTGTCGATGATCGGGTTCGGCCTCTCGCGCAGCGTTCCACTCTCGCTGGCACTGCTGGTGCTGAGCGGCATGGTGGACACGGTGAGTGTGGTGGTGCGCTCGACCCTGCTGCAGGTGCTGACCCCCGACCATCTGTTGGGCCGGGTGTCTTCGGTCAACGCGATTTTCATCGGAAGCTCGAACGAGATCGGGGCGTTCGAGTCGGGGGTGGCGGCGAAGCTGCTGGGCACCGTGCCCTCGGTGGTGCTGGGTGGGATGGTGACGCTGGCAGTTGTGGCGGTGACCGCGCTCAGGGTACCTGAGCTTCGACGGCTGCGGGAGATTCGTTAGAAGGGCGGGAAGGACGGGAAAGGCGGAAAGGAGGGGAAGGTTTCCAATCCCTGCACTTCCGAACCTTCCCGCCTTTTCCGTCCTTCCCGCTGCCGGCCCGTTACGCCGCGGACTCTCCGGCGCGGTTGGCCTTGCGGGTCTCCACCTGCCGCTTGAGCCAGTCGATCTGGTCCTTGATGGTTTGCCGAGTGGCTTTGCTGGCCAGCCAATCGAAGGCCCGCTTCCGCTCCTCCTCGGAGAAGACGGGCGACTCCGCGAGCCGCTGATAGAAGGCGACCTGCTTCTCGGTGGGCGCGTGCGGGCCGACCCGGCTGATCGGCTCGGCCAGGGGTGGCTGCAAGGTCGGGGTGGGCGCGGGCGCTGCCGGCGCGGGCGCTGGCGGCGCGGGCACTGCCGGGACGGCCTTGTTGACGCCACGAAGAGTGCCGGTCCGCGCCTCGACCACGCGTGCCTGGCCGTGCTGCCTGGCGCTGGCGATGACCTGGGCCCGCACGTTGCCCGGAATCAGGCGGAAGCGCGCGTTCCGCGCCGCCTTCATGGCGCCGGCCTCGTACCAGTGCGGATTGAGCTGCCGGCCGCGCTGGGCCACGATCTCTTCACCGGCGAGAATCCGGCGAACGAAGTCGCGGATCTGCCCCTCCTGAAAGTTTTCCGCCATCCAGCCGAGGTAATCCCGGCCGTCGTCGGTGGCGAGCAGCTCGCGGTAGGTGCTTCCCTTGTACTTCTTGCTCGGGACCTTGGCGTCGAGATCGAGCTGCGCCGGCTCGTAGTAGAGGGGCTGACGCTTGACGCCGATCACCTGGTCCAGACGGACTTCCTGTCCTGCGGGTGACACGGCATAGCGGGCAGCCTTCACCTTGAACAGCGCCTCCCGATCTTCAGCCTCCCCGATGACTTCGTATTGGAGATCCTCTTCCCGGATGACCTGTCCCTGGGAGACGAGCGCCATGCAGCATTCGTCCACCCCGGTCTTGGACAGCCCCACGACTTCCTGGCCGCCTTCCTTCACCACGTACACCAGCTCGGTGCTGGCGACCCCCTCGAGCTCCTTGCGGAGCGCTTCCTCGTCCATCCGGTCCATCAGTTGAAACGGATCCCATGGCGCCGCCGACGCGGCGGGGACCTCAACGGCATTCGTCATCTCTGACATCGTCTCACTCTCCAGCATCCGATTACGTGTGGGGACACGCGGAGTGTCCGCGGTCCGCTTCCGATTCCATTGCCCCGAATACCCTGGGGTCCCTCCGTTGGGCCCGAGCCTCTGTGCCGTGGTGTCGCCACTGGATTCCGGGTTCCGAGGTCGCTGGGGCGACGGATCGGACCTGCGCATATTGCCAGGGCGCAAATCGCGGGTGAGAGAGCCGAAACGTGCGGTGGGAACTCACAGCGGCAGTGCGGCCCGTCCCCTCACGACCCAACGTAAGATACAAATTAACAACAACTTAGTTGCTGTCAAGACAGTGTATGTCGTGTCCTGACAAGGGGTTCTGGCTAGGCAATTTCAATAGGGGAGGGGGCTATGAAACGGAGGGTGGGTGGGACCACCTAAAAGCACGAGGGACCGGCGTTCCGGTCCCCCTCAGGCTTCCATCATCGGTGAGCCGAGCTCACTCATCGCTGTCCTCTTTCTTGTAGAGCCAATACTCCGGACCGGCGAGATTTTCCGGCCAGTCCCCCAGGTGCACATCGCCCCGCCACGCCTCCGGATCTCCGCCTTCCAATTCCGAGTCCGGTGTGTCCCAGGGAAGGTCGCCTTCGCCCTCCCACGGCCTTCCATCGCTTTGACTCATCGCCCTCTCCTCCGTTTCAGCCTCGGTGTGTTGGCGCCCTGCGCCGAAAGTCAAAGCAAGTGCCGGGCCGGACCACCAGCCCGCTGGATCCTTAAGGGGCCCCTCTAGTATCGGAGTAGGGCGGCAGAGCATGAGGTGGGGCGAGTCACCGGGCCCAGGGGTGGGCTGGCCGGGGCCCCGTTCCAGGGGTAGTCTCGCAATCTGCACCCGGGCATGGCGCGGAGCCCAGGTACGCCGCCCACCGGGCCTTCCCTCGGGAATACCTTGGAGATACACTTCCGCTCCTCGTAGTACGGGACGTGGCGCAGTCCGGTAGCGCACTGCAATGGGGTTGCAGGGGTCGCGGGTTCAAATCCCGCCGTCCCGACTCTGGCCGACCTTCGGGTCGGCCTTGTCGTTGCCGGACCCAGCCACGCTCACTTTCCTCAGCTCGAGGTACTCATGCGATTGCTCCCACTGTTCGGCGGGCTCATGCTGCTGGCGGCCTGCGGGTCCCGCGACCGCGCTCCCCGCTCGGAGACCGCCCAGGCCGGCGGCCCGCCGGTGGACATTACGGCCGTGACGCGAACCGCCTCGGGCCTGGGATACAAGGACGTGACGGTGGGACAAGGCGCCGAGGCCACACCGGGACACCAGGTGAAGGTGCACTACACCGGCTGGCTACTGGACGGGAAGAAGTTCGACAGCAGCAGGGACCGCGGCGAGCCGTTCGAGTTCGGGCTCGGCGCCCACCAGGTCATCGCCGGGTGGGACGAGGGAGTGGCGGGGATGAAGGTGGGTGGCAGACGCACACTGGTGATCCCGCCGGACCTGGGATATGGCGCCGGTGGAGCGCCGCCGGATATCCCTCCAGGAGCAACGCTGGTGTTCGACGTCGAGCTCCTCGACGTACGGTAAAGCGAGCGCGCTACTCCTCGGCTCGCTGCAGCTCCACTCGCCGATTCAACGCCCGGCCCGCGGGCTTGCGATTGTCCGCCGCGGGCCTGCTCGAGCCGAACCCGCGCGTATGGATCCGCTCGGACGGAACTCCCCGGCGCACCAGGTAGCGCCGCACGGCATCGGCGCGAGCGAGCGATAGGGCAAGGTTGGCCCGCCGGCCGCCAGTGGCGTCCGTGTGTCCCTGGATCTCCACCACCAGCTCGGGTGTGGCCACGAGCCGTTCCGCCAACGAATCGAGAGCCGGCCGGAACACCGGTGAGATCCGTCGCGATCCCCAGGGAAAGCGGGCCGGCACCCGGTGAGGGCCCAGGATATCACGATCGAGATCGATCGTCTCGACGGGAGGGAGCACCGCGGGCTCGGGCGCCGCGTGGCTCTCTCCGATGGGAGCGCTGCTCTCCTCGCTCGGGGCGTCGGACGTGTCCGGACTCGCCGCGGGCGGCGCGGCAGGTGGCGGGGAGAGCATCGGCTCCGCCCGGCGAAGCACGAATTCCGCGGGCGCGTCCCGCCCCTCGGGCCGGGCGTCGATTGCCGCCGGGCCGTGGACCAGCTCCCAGCGTCCCGGGAAGAGGAACTCGGTCAGCAGTATCGTCACCGGTAGTCGCCGGGGCCGGCTGTCCCGCAGGAAGAAAACGCCTTCCGCATTGGTGAAGACCACCTGTCCGCCGAGGTCGAGCGCCGCGCCTTCTACCGGGGCGCCGGACTCGTCGCGGACCGTGCCGCGAGCGACGTAGCGGGCGATGCCGGTGTGGAGCTGAAGCGGCTGCGCTCCAGTGGAGGAGCCCATGTAGAGGAACGTGCTGCCCGAGGCAGAGTAGTCCATCGCGCCATCCGGGCGCATGTAGGTGCCGAAGTTGGTCGAATAGCTTCCCAGTTGCAGCCGAGCCGTGAGGTTGAGCGCGCTCCGAAACGGTTTGAACGGCTGGAACGGCTGGTGAACGATCTGATAGTCCACCCCGAACTCCCCGATCCCGGTGATCACGCTGGCGCCGAAGAGCACCGTGGCCCGGCGGTCGCGGTAGCTGATCTGCTGCATCAGACCGAGGTGCGGGCCCACGTGCCAGCGGAGATTGGCGAGCGGCGTGG
The window above is part of the Gemmatimonadales bacterium genome. Proteins encoded here:
- a CDS encoding transglycosylase SLT domain-containing protein — its product is MKRSLFLCTALLGATACAAGIPPAPSAEPVAAAVQDSLVPVVDLSAVSGEAAADAVVLNDLAVTAPDPAVVPAFDAQRVRWDIDVKTFASHPRVQFYLGYFQAPARSRMQVFLARGARFEPMIRQRFEAAGLPGDLGYLALIESGYSSEAVSRSYAVGMWQFMRGTGRGYGLRVDSWVDERRDPVKATDAAARHLSDLRQRFGSLYLAAAAYNAGAGKVSRSLGKLEWDAPAVADTPEADSAESDTTDADSTAADPDTLAEEDDSTLAEADSTAEELEVAADVNLVTSDAAFFRLASNDLLAAETQDYVPKLIAAALIAKEPARYGLTPVSDAPFAYDSLMVTEATGLDVVARLAGTSVTEIHQLNPQYLRLATPPHSSMVIRLPPGTGPTVAAKYAALPARARVHFLSYAPRRRERLTSVAARYHLPASEIRLANPGVRSAWAAKGTRLVIPAVAVPSRLAMQATGTIGSSHAHRRGGRGIHRVRRGETLTGIARRYRVSVLALRRANALSRSRDVIRAGMRLRIPG
- a CDS encoding MFS transporter, whose translation is MTLPLARHDPYASLRIPNFRWFIVSLLTMNVATQLQAVVVAWQIYALTHDPLSLGLIGLAEAIPFIGFALPAGHVADRSRRLAIARMALVALLVCSVSLLTFTIRRGLIHEGQVWPIYLVIFLSGIARSFLQPARTALSAEVVPRPLYPNAVTWRSSTWQLAAVLGPALGGLIYGFGTATAAYAVDVGLMLVALVSITRIDHVRKVPPPSEDSVLQSLAGGVRFVRRQPVVLAALALDLFSVLFGGATALLPVFADQILHVGPKGLGVLRAAPAAGAVLMSLVMAHRPPLMRAGRTLLVSVACFGLSMIGFGLSRSVPLSLALLVLSGMVDTVSVVVRSTLLQVLTPDHLLGRVSSVNAIFIGSSNEIGAFESGVAAKLLGTVPSVVLGGMVTLAVVAVTALRVPELRRLREIR
- a CDS encoding FKBP-type peptidyl-prolyl cis-trans isomerase, which codes for MRLLPLFGGLMLLAACGSRDRAPRSETAQAGGPPVDITAVTRTASGLGYKDVTVGQGAEATPGHQVKVHYTGWLLDGKKFDSSRDRGEPFEFGLGAHQVIAGWDEGVAGMKVGGRRTLVIPPDLGYGAGGAPPDIPPGATLVFDVELLDVR
- a CDS encoding OmpA family protein translates to MLRRRPLGLLLAALVTAPILPAAAQTVVQLEGGGSTLVNGYGATANFWRPGADGWIGIGYLDGLRVGAFLRTSVGRDTLRLGNDVLQIRFPTDIFNSGHNLLVQGAGWTGGDARTSYALFGGASSSGLGAQTFQPTSVERPLGALIVTRRLSPVLRLSGTAVVAERQTVVPGLEWQPSPDFTAALAGGIGSDRPYAASSAQWRHGPLGVRAAYAWNPDRFRRVAVPSPYQTENDRENAVVTYDLTPAFSVGVARQNFVQDSADSRPAVRASGNSAFAGGRLSDWRVTAGIYDSRSQGIRNLSSYFALGRELSSWLDTELFILQSRPQGQPVATTPLANLRWHVGPHLGLMQQISYRDRRATVLFGASVITGIGEFGVDYQIVHQPFQPFKPFRSALNLTARLQLGSYSTNFGTYMRPDGAMDYSASGSTFLYMGSSTGAQPLQLHTGIARYVARGTVRDESGAPVEGAALDLGGQVVFTNAEGVFFLRDSRPRRLPVTILLTEFLFPGRWELVHGPAAIDARPEGRDAPAEFVLRRAEPMLSPPPAAPPAASPDTSDAPSEESSAPIGESHAAPEPAVLPPVETIDLDRDILGPHRVPARFPWGSRRISPVFRPALDSLAERLVATPELVVEIQGHTDATGGRRANLALSLARADAVRRYLVRRGVPSERIHTRGFGSSRPAADNRKPAGRALNRRVELQRAEE